From Watersipora subatra chromosome 8, tzWatSuba1.1, whole genome shotgun sequence, a single genomic window includes:
- the LOC137402276 gene encoding uncharacterized protein yields MPQHLTKEKRAVIIHLHQQGKSLREIAREVDCSKKGAFTTICRWKKTGQAEERAGRERKKLATNRMTRRLVRLSLVDRHLTRPPLAKQLKESTEDWKAVLFSDESTLTVQNHSGNNYVRRRPGEEFKPECILPMIKHPTSVMVWGCFSAAGPGRLDLLMLKALVGLRYCATVISFRVYLDSLAVGTGLLHLTELKRFSIQFCVNLETGFKCAAEVQKTAGLMKPGLLRKRTPLRVAYHNYQHYHVSKYQDVESLKPLERQQQHGMHNMVCRDNESSIYSTDKSYFWTYPEKHTRAEWWPLRT; encoded by the exons ATGCCTCAACATCTCACGAAAGAAAAGCGTGCTGTAATAATTCACCTTCATCAGCAAGGGAAATCGCTGAGGGAAATTGCAAGGGAGGTAGATTGCTCTAAGAAAGGTGCATTTACAACAATCTGCAGATGGAAGAAAACTGGTCAAGCTGAAGAAAGGGCTGGTAGAGAAAGGAAAAAGCTAGCAACAAATCGAATGACCAGACGCCTAGTGAGACTTTCTTTGGTTGATAGACATCTAACCAGACCTCCGCTAGCCAAACAGTTAAAAGAATCAACAG AAGACTGGAAAGCAGTATTATTCAGCGATGAAAGCACACTTACAGTGCAAAATCACTCTGGCAACAATTATGTAAGAAGGAGACCTGGTGAAGAGTTTAAACCAGAATGTATTTTACCTATGATAAAGCATCCCACCTCAGTAATGGTGTGGGGTTGTTTCTCCGCTGCTGGTCCTGGTAGATTAGATTTGTTGATG TTAAAAGCTTTGGTCGGTTTGAGATACTGTGCCACAGTGATCAGTTTTAGAGTATATTTAGATTCTTTAGCTGTTGGCACAGGACTTCTACATCTTACCGAGCTGAAAAGGTTCTCGATACAGTTTTGTGTCAACCTGGAG ACTGGCTTTAAGTGTGCTGCAGAAGTGCAAAAAACTGCTGGCCTTATGAAACCAGGTTTATTGAGAAAACGTACTCCATTGAGAGTTGCCTATCATAACTACCAACACTACCACG tatCCAAGTATCAAGATGTGGAGAGTCTGAAACCATTAGAAAGGCAGCAGCAACATGGGATGCACAACATGGTATGCAGAGACAATGAGTCAAGCATCTACTCTACAGATAAATCGTATTTTTGGACATATCCAGAAAAACATACAAGAGCTGAGTGGTGGCCACTACGAACCTAG